The window GATTTCCCAACAGACAGCATATTATGCACTAAATCCACAAACAGAAAGTAAAAGCATTAACACCGTGTGCTTCATCGCTTAACAATATAGAGAAAATGGAGCAATAAATGTCATTCCTTTCTCAAAACAGAGAAAATGGAGCAACTCAGCATACCATAATATCCGGCTAAGATGCAGGGGTTGCCAGAATCTTCAGAAACCTTTAAAATCTCTGCTCGAGCTGCTAGTAACCCGTAATGCAAGTAACTGcataaaaataatacaaaagaaATTAATCTAGGAATACCAATCTACAGTAGTTATGTTACAACAAAGTCGAGGAAACAACTGaatgcattaaaaaaaattaataatacacAAAACCAAACCCTGACATCAATTAAGCAGAAGGAAAGAGGAAAAACCTGTGAACATAAAGGTTATATTTAACGCCTTTAAGATTCATTTGCCTTACATATACATCCTCTCCATCTGATAACTTGGGTGCTTTTGCAGCATCTGCCTCTGAGATAGCATAAGCCATCTGAACAGATCCACCTCCAAGGTCAACCACCCCTACAGTATCTGAATATTTCTTCCCCAAGTTTCCTAGTAGATAGTTTATTGTCAcctgaaaaacaaaaagaaagttaATGTATAGCTATGactactcttctttcttttccattACTTTTTAGTTTTAGATCAATGATATGTATGCACATTGCTTCCCCAAATTGTGTTACTATACTCCCATACTCGCATATGCAAGCTTCCCGGATAACAAATTTCAAAATATGCTTGGTTTTCCAAAAATGTTGGGTTATTTGatatggggtgtgatatccacacccctttttaattctcacacacccttcggatcggatgaattggaGAAGATCAAAGGACATAAATTAACGAGGAGTgggtgagaagtaaaatggggtgtgtggatagcacacccctttgaCATACTCAGACAGTCTAGCACAAACAAAAGAATAACTAGATATGACAGAATCAAGTAATATGAATGAGTGCGTACAGACTAGTACAGGTACAGGTACAACCACTAGTAATATAAATGAGCTCAAAAATTGGAGTAAAACACACCCACTGGAAGGAACCTTCTTGAGTTCCATCAATTACAGTAACGGCATCAGGGCGGGAGCTGAGGCTGCTTCTTTGTTTGAGCAGATCCCTGACCTTTTGAATTTGAAGGATAACAAAACAAACATGTGAATGAAATTGCGAATTGAGTTtcgaaaattaaaggaaattgcAATTTTCAAACAAGAAAAAGATGCATACGGCCTGGAGAATGCGGTCAGAAGCATCGCCCTCCAAAGCCCTAAGGCCAGCCGTAGCCCCAACGCGGACGGGAGTGAAGGAACGAAGCTCCTTCGGAACTGCGCTCTCAGCCTTATCGAGAAGACCGGTGAGGGACTCGGCAGCAGAGCGAGGGTCCTTGGCATAAGCGCTCAGACCAGGCTTGACCTGAAGAAAGAGCTCGAGATCTTTGCCAATGGGAAGGAGCTGGAGGTTGTGGTCGAAGCAGAAGACGTGGACGCGGCTGCCGGAGCTGCCGGCGTCGAAGATCACAGCGTAGGATGTCTTGGAAGGCAGCTTGCGGGGGAGCTGGTTGCGCAAATTACCGCCGGGGGGCATGACGTAAAGGACCATGGTAAGGAGGAGGAGAGGGATTGAGATGACGAGGATGACGCTCCTGTATCTGTACATTTTGTCGGAGAGGGAGTCGTACTGGGGACTCCCCATTCCGATTCCTCTGCCGGGACGCTTGAGCATCTTGTTTTCGGAGTCGGAGAGGGGGTCGGGATCGGAGGGTGGAGAATTGGTCTGGATCAGATTCTGAGCCTCAAGCAGTTCAGCCGAGGAAGGCGATCTGTATCGGATCTGACCGTTGAGATTGAGGGGCTGCTGCTTCCCTTCCTCCAGATTTGAGTACTAGTCCTGGGATTAAATAATCCCAAACTCTcccaatctctctcttcttgtCCAACTCCTCAACAGCTGGTGCCTGCTGCCTGCTGGGATCTAAATAAAATGTTCAACTCCGAGGAAGGCGATCTATAAGGAATCCACAATGCCTGCCTGCCTGCCGGCCTTTATCAGAATATGGATATCGTCGGAGAAAGGTCACTGCAGTCGTCTGCACTGCAAGAGCAAAGAGCAAAGAGTTAAGTGCAAGAGCAAATGGCTTTTTTTAGGATCTTTGCAAACTTGGGTTGAaatctatatatataagaatGAACGAATGAACCTACATTTTcgattaaaaagaaaaactaataaaaaaaacttgaaatctttgaattttaacgaaaatgacaaaaaaaaatgttgtaagtgaatagtacataattgattttttaaaataaaaatatgatttttttgttaaaaaaatcaaCATTAGCATTAACCACCACTCCCCCCTCCATAAACACCTCATAGCATTTCCAAATGAAACATCAAATTCAAAAACATTAAATTTCAATGTGATGGTAAACTTGGCAATTTGACATAgggaattttatttaaactttttTAACATCTCTTTACACCCAACATACTCTTTTTGCactcatattatttttaattaaactatcaatatctctttaaacctaaatttactacctaaactacccttacaaactcaattcaatatgtaaatttatcttttacacccatatgaaaaaaataaaaataaaaaaaaaaccaaaaaatcaaagcattctcttctaCGTTCTCTCCTTCCAACACTTACTTTTGATGGAGTCTCCATCACCCTCTACAACATTGCTCTCTCAACTTAGTTCATATTTGTCGGGACTTGATAGTATTGGTCAATTTTCTCATTAGATTTGTTGAGGGGAGTCCTTGAATTGCTACTTAATCATTCGTTTCACTGCAAGAGCTAGTTTCTAATATAATTAATTGTAGCACAATGCATGTTCTTATTTGACATATCCTGAGTAGAATTTAAAGACTTAAGTTATTAAAGATGTTTTTGAAATTAGGCTCTCATCTGCATCATATGTGCTGCATACAAGTTTATGTTCTCATGTTTACAATTTGAGCTTGCATTAAACTttattaagattttttttttccctcaaatgAATCTGTTCAACTTTTAAGGGATTGGATACGATGGGTCTGCATGCACGCCACACCCCTCCACTCTTCCTCTGTACATAAAAGGAAGAGATAACTCCTTCCCCTTCCCGTCCACTCCATGCGTTTCCATTTCAGCCGGGTATAGTAGAAGGGGTAGTTGGCTTAGTATAGATTGTCAATAGTTCAAAATTACTATCAATCTGTACAAAAGGGCTTGTTTTTCACTATGAGAGTATCTTATGATTTTTGTCATACTAGAACGTAGGAGAATGATACGTGATGGTGATGGGTAGGTTTGATTATTGGGTGTGggtttataattatttttaggataaatctcagtttattaccctcaagtttcatgattttcaacatttaatacatgaaatttttttggtcccagagtcatacctaaagtgttaattttgggacaatcttatacatccgttagtctgaCTATTAAGTCTCctgttaactgatgacatgatgcccatgtggacaataactaaacgtcacgtgtcattaaaaaaatttaaaaattaaaacaattaattaaataaaagtattaataaataaaaaataaaaaaacccagaacCCCTTCATCTTCACCCGACACCCCCGACCCCCTTCATCTTCTCCACCCAAGCACCCCCTTCTCCCATCCCTCATCACCCACCCCTTGCCCACCTGAGCCACCCTTTCTCCGATCCACTCCTCCCAAATCAAATGtcagaaaaccctaattcaaaattTCCAAGCAAAATCCATTGGCTTCTACCCAGTTCACAGAACCCTCGAAAGAACAAATTTAACAACCAGAACACCAAAAATTGAGCACAAacagataaaaaaaaactcaccaTCTGCAAGCTTCAAGCTTTAAAACTCATCCATATCTTTCATTTTCTGActcatattttctcaacaacCAAACAGGGTATGAAGAAGAACCCAGCTCCTAGATTGCAGAGGAAGGCAAGAAAGAATGATCCATTCCCTGTTCAGGTAtctgtttggtttttcttttttttcctaattATTACTATTTGGATTCCAGGAAAGTCAAATGGAAAGAAAGGGGTAGAAGAAAACGGGTTGTTTATCGGAGCAGGAGGTGTGTCTTAGCCTTTTAGCATTTGCTTTTTGCAGTATGAATTAAATGATGATGGGGactatatatgtttatatttagGGTAAATCTCCGCCTGAAATCAGAGAAAGGGTGGGTGATGAGGGATAGGAGAAGGGGGTGCTCGGGTGGAGGGGATGGAGAGGTTAAGCAGTGGAGGGGTGTCTAgtggggaagacgaaggggttttgggttttttttttttttttttaatacttttatttaattaatttttttaatttaaaaaaaaaatttaatgacatgtggcgctcAGTCATTTTCTACATGGGCGTcatgtcatcagttaacgggagacttaacagccagattaacagatgtatgagactgtcccaaaattaacacttcaGGTATGACTTTAggacgaaaaaaaaaacttcatgtaccaaatgttgaaaaccatgaaacttgagggtagtaaactgagatttacccttatttttattattagttTTATCTTGTACTTTTATGGTAATTTGCAATAAGGTAATAACGTAATTTACATTTACAGTTTAAGTTGAATATAGAGAGAGGTtacatgagttcaaataaaattttcctttgacATATTGTCAATATTTTCATTCCAACCGATATACCAAAATTTATTGcttcatttatattttttaaacaaaaataataaaagttgagttgttggtttaaaaataataaaattacttaaatatGTTAGCATTTAAAGTAAGGTGCGTGGAATATCTTTAGAAATAGCaataatcaaatttgaaaacaatttcaaatttgacatctctttgTCCATGTTCGTTTAGCCTTTTTTTTCCATGTCATCATTGACATCTAGGTTAGAGTAAATAGTACGTTATTTGTTACTGTTATATGTCTATGTGACATTTTTAATATCTCCTTTGGATATGGTCTTACCTTCTCTACCTAAACCTTTTCTTAtttgtataaaataaataataagaaagaattaggataataaataaatatatatatatatatatatatatatacacacacatatatacatataaataaaaaatttaaaaaaaaaaaaaaaaaaaaaaaaccttgtgtAAAGTAAAGTGTACATCAAACCCCACATTTCTTCTATTTACCGTACAGTTCCTGCTACCTACGTATTACGTATGGGTTCCCTTTAGAGATGAATGCCACTTTAcatggacttggattgtctgccctcctagttgtggtgcccttccatgccctcctattttgtgcggtcacggttaagccacgtcaatattttatatttttattattttttgtcttattatcttattagaaaattaatataaaatattaatgtggcttaaccgtgaccgcacaaaataggagggtatggaagggcaccataactaagagggcagacaatccaagtccactTTACATTACCAGTTTAATCATTGTTTCAACTTTCAACccatttttacctttttatagttttttgggtaaattacactttaccaccttaggtttgaggtttattacaatctcatacaatatcttcaaaacatttcactttcatacctcacatactattttatttcaatataatacattcgttacattttccatccattgatccgttaagagctGAAGTGGCAGCCATATTTGTGTcacatggtaaaaaaaaaatttatttatttaaaatattataataatttaccctaaaaaatataaataaaaaataaaaaacacaaactgaAACCCATCTCCCCGCAACCCCCCTCGGCAAACAAACCCAAAaaccttcccccccccccagatccacctccctctcctccactctcttcacctccccctCCCATCCCACCCCATCCCCACCTCCCCCGCTACCATTACATTACAAAAATACAATCCCAAATCAAATGtcagaaaaccctaattcaaaattTCCAAGCAAAATCCAATATCTTCTACCTAGTTAATAAAACCCTCGAAAGAACAAATTTAACaaccaaaaccccaaaatttgaGCAAAAATCAGATAAAAAAAACCCACCATCTACAAGCTTCAAGCTTTAAAACCCAGCAACCAGAGGACCGTGATTTCAGGCAAAGGTCAAGGAGAGCAATGTGGCCTTGGCAGTCGCCGATGACAAGGAGGAGGTGGGAGCTGGAGGGATCGGTGGAGAGGATATCGTGGCAAAGAGGAAAGGCTCGGTAGAGAGGAGATCATGGTAGAGAGGGAGCGGATAGGGACCCATTGCCACTGCCGCTAGTGCGTCTTTTCCGAAGAGGTGGAGTGGGTTTTTGGATAGGAGGGGAGGtaaagagagtggaggagagggaggtgggtTGGGGGGGGAGGTTTCTAGGTTTGTTTGCAGGGGTGGGGGGTTGCGGGGAGATGGGTTTCagtttgtgtttgtttgttatattttttttaggggaaattattataatattttaaatgaataaaaaattatattttttgccACATGACACAAATGTGGCTGCCACGTCagctcttaacggatcaatggatggaaaatgtaacggatgtattatattgaaataaaatagtacgtgaggtatgaaagtgaaatgttttgaagattttatatgagattgtaatagacctcaaacttgaggtGGTAAAGTataattgtagacatcgaaatttcagtaaataaatgttgaccgataaatcaaagtttcaacgctcatgtattacataaattttacacgtagcgtgtgtctaaacaaaaaatcgaaatagttggaaaagtcatcaaacaggacacatgtcaacacctggcagaaacgacttatttcatctgggatattatattcaaaattatgccttggaaatttctataaatagaaggctaaatcattcatttgaggggaccaaaatcattaggcaaaattctgaagctctgaagctctgaaactccgaagctctcaagcatccaagttcccgaagaatcaagaaagccttcttcgttcttcgttcatcgttcttccaagatcaagcccgacggcccttggatcaacaatcatccaccttcaagatcaagccccgacggcccttgaagaaagcgttcttcgttcttcgttcatcgttcttccaagatcaagccccgacggcccttggatcaaccatccaccaattcaagatcaagccccgatggcccttgaagaaagcaccatcgttcatcatccgttcatccaagatcaagccccaacggccctttggatcaacaacgttgacaaatccacacatccaactgttcttcaagatcaagcccaaaagcccttgaagatccgttcatcactgttcttcgagatcaagcccaaaagcccttggagatccattcatcactgttcttcaaagatcaagcccaaaagccccttttaagatccgctcaaatccaccttcaagatcaagtccacggcccttgaagaacgttcatccttagatcaagcctaACGGCCCTtcggatcaatcacacatccacaaatacacaccttacggagatcgaatcagaagatcaaaatagagagagattgtaacccaaaatcatcaaatacaaatatttgtttgtgcacgtcgttcttgtctatttcatttcaggaattttccgtgttcacaaattggcacgcccggtgggatgatctctacctctcatctctttctccgttcaagaaattcgagcacacttccaaaattaatggcatcaaggaaggctcaaactgttccggcaactggcgcaaagaacaagagcgtcatcGTTGCAAGTGGTGTCActcaaggaagaaaaaatcgataatatcggcgaaatatcgccaatattatcgtttttttgaagatccgaaatttttttaactatccaaatgaatttcgtcaaaatatcgcgatattatcaataatatcgataatatcgcgatatttttaaaaatatcgatattatcgtaatataatattaaaaaatatttaaaaatgttgaaaatctcAACATATACTACACTTGATCAAAGCCCCCAGAGGCTAACCAAGACATGCTTTTCTCACCATGTGAATGTGCCTTTTATAGGCGTTCTTggcttgctcactgccctcgctgggcgatgtgggactcgaccaaggaaaaaaaataggaatttcggccgaaaatccacacccactttaaacggccataactttgtcaaaactcaacaaaatcaagcaagacaaaaacgaaagttgtagccctcgaagagacgaagagaatggtacctcacaagATGTCtgaatcgtcgtggtttggccggaaaatgcctcgaaagtcactgaggtcgccggaaactgggtaagattcaaatgagtataactttttcaatactcaacgaaattgagtgaaacaaaaatgaaagttgtactactcgacgagacgaagagattgataccttgcacgccggccaactcgccgtggtttggccggaaaaccaaAACGTATTGCCTCAAGGGCTGGTACATGTGAACTTGTGACTCCAACTAGGTAAGAGCCAGATCTAATTTGGGGCCTTCTATCCTATATTTGTGGACAACCATCAAATGctaaagattaaacaaacataatatgttctactgcttagcaaaaaaagctacaaaccctttgcttatcagcaaaaaaagacaagtccttgcactagatatactttcaaattacgttgagtagcaacctgatatatgtattcggacgaattataaaacaattgacacactcctgacttccaaaattcaattcttttactttatataaacttgaaaaaacataatcggcatccaaattaaagtttagtcttattcaatgtattgattttcaatcgttaattgatatactataatttggaacatcaacgcctagacgcatgcttatgtgtaagaaatttaaagtgtcaaattcggcacattattcttcatcattttattcacttcccttttttttttaatatcctaaataaaacctccaaatattgtactaattcattatatataaatgattatggtgtgtttagacttctttcattaattactacatattttctacactcacaatgtttgtcagctcgctatataatcaacttgataatgttaaatccatcatgcaatgcatttctttccaattttttgtgataaactaatagattattgactaaataaacatcctacaaagtttcaataaaaatttccaagtttttcttacaatttccgtggtttccatgtaatttttatcgatatcgatattttaccgatatttccatcgatattttcatgttttcggactaccgatatttccgatattaccgatattttcttccttggtgtcactttaggcatcacgactcgaagcaaggcaagagctacttctgtcgcctctttcacctctgcatcaactctgccaagagAACAAGaacacccaaggcacgagcctttgatcaccttagcctcaccaaAGGCACCAAGGGGCGAAagtccaaggaaatactcctaatccatgctctccgatgccgattcgaGCAGCAggtcagccatgcaagtcatgaccattggagtaacttcaatcgatgagcagctggctcaaatgaatgaagcaatcgcaagactAACTCGAAccgtggaagaaaaagacttgcagatCACGGCgttagtcaaccgactggaggcgcaggacagcgagaaacccgacccagaggatgatccactaaagggaggagctggcggagacgaagaacccccggtgaagaaaatcgatgggaagccaaaaccagaccaagcagcggcgctcatgggatctctctctatccagcaactgtaggagatgatcgccagcaccgtcaaggcacagtacgaatggagctcaaatacctccgggttgtactcaaagccttattcaaagaagattgatgccctaaagatgccaAGGGGATATCAActaccaaagttcatgcagtttgatggaaaaggaaacctaaagcagcacgttgcacatttcgtcgaaacttgcaacaatgcagggacggagggagactacctcgccaagcagtttgtgcgctcgctgaaaggaaacgcctttgagtggtacacggacctagagcccgagtccatcagcagctgggagcaattagagcgggaattcctcaaccgcttctacaacaCCCGTCGCAatgtgagcatgctagaactgacgagcacaaagcagtggaaggacgagccagtcattgactacatcaacagatcgcgcactctaagcctcgactgtaaagacaggctctcggaaacctcttcaatccagatgtgcatccaaggcatgcaatggggtttgcaatacatccttcaaggcattaaaccacggactttcgaggaattggccactcgcgcccatgacatggagttgagcatcgcccatcatgggaagaaagaaccgatcgccgactacaagaacgacaaagttcttgggccaaagttggagaagactgcgtggaaacccaccaaggaagcaatgacggtcaacacagctcccgtcaaaatccctacacgaggcaaagcgattcaaaccgaagcttttcgtgatcaagagatgcgtagacgcactttaaaggagcttgaggagaggacttatccattccccgactctgatgtggttgccatgttagaagacttgctggaaaagaaggtgattggtttgcctgagtgcaaacggccagaagagatgaatcgcactgacagtccaaggtactgtaaattccaccgctttatcagtcatccgacagaaaaatgtttcgtgctgaaagatctcatcatgaagctggctcagaaaggaattatcgagctagatcttgacgatgtggtgaagtcaaactataccaccttcacttctagctcttccgactcaaagttttcacctcaaccgctgggggcatcctccaagacaagcaaagttgaaggatggactcaagtcactcctaagaaattgcacaagaagcatacgtctcctccacaagttcgccaatcggaaagggggcaaagcagctcttgtcaaccttcaaagcaacgtgaacgtgttgaagatgatgaaattgcaaCACAAAGATCGTCCGTTGCCATCACAATGCGCGATTTCTTGCCCAAAGACTTCTTTAATCACTCGGTCAAGTCttcttgctatgaagattgtgatgaacgcctctccaaaattgcttgacaaattaacaaatgctccttgttcgcatgagcctaaactgcacgaaccaatgctccttgtttgcacgagcctaaactgcacgaaccaaagctccttgtccgcacgagcctaaactgtaggacacaaggctcctcgcctgcatgagcctaaaacTGCATGGCAAAACGctcattgcctgcacgagctgaaactgcaacacggcaccaaatgctcattgtctgcacgagctgaaactgcaacacggcaccaaatgctccttgtctgcacgagttgaaactgcaaacgacaccaacgctccttgcctgcacgagttgaaactgcaaacggcaccaccaaaagaaaatacaaaaaaatatctatgtttttgaactacgttttgacttgatctctttctttggaagggtacgtaggcagcttgaatattcaatttcaagttcagtcacataaaaaattaaaaaaaaaaaaaaatgttttattaaatagagttaattttattacaaaaaaaaaaaatggaatacatatgttatgtatttacaaaaaaaaaaaaaaaaaaaaaaaaaaaaaacagattccttttatatacatacatatatatatatatatatatgtatatatgaccTCTATCCAGCCAGCCCATCAAAAGGAGGTCATCCAAACCCAAGTGGCAGTGACCAGGCCCAAACCCATGTCCAAATCCAGCTCCAAGAAGAAGACCCAAGTCCACCAGCAACAAATCCAGGCCCAATCCTCTCTTGATCCATACACCCCTCAAGCTACAAGGCCCTATCATCCTCTTCAATGCCTCAGAGATCTGAATTTACTCCATCTCCATCCCCATTCACTCCGGTAACTCTAACGGTAATGCCTCCAATGGAGGAGACTACTCCCCGCTCTCCCCAATGTTCCTTGACTCGCTCGCCGCTCTCCATCGTTACCTCCCGTCTAATGAGTCTGACTCGCTGGCTGAGGACCCGGACATGCCAATGAACCCGATCTCCTGCGATCAATTCCGGATGTTCGAGTTCAAGGTCCGGAGGTGCGCGCACGGCAGGTCGTACGATTGGACCGATTGTCCATACGCCACTCGGGCGAGAAGGCCCGGCGTCGCGACCCGAGAAAGTACCACTACTCTGGCGCTGCATGCCCTGACTTCCGCAAGGGCCACTGCCCGAAGGGTGACTCGTGCGAGTTCGCTCACGGTGTTTTCGAGTGCTGGCTCCACCCGGCCCGGTACCGGACCCAGCCATGCAAGGACGGGTTGCATTGCAACCGCCGGGTCTGCTTCTTTGCCCACACACCCGAACAGCTCCGGGTCCTGCCCGGTCAGAGCCCGAGAACCCAAGCGTCGGGAGCTTTGGACTCGTATCCATTTGGTTCGTCCCCCACCTCGATCCTGATGTCACCTCCATTGTCTCCACCGCCATCATCATCCCCAGCTTGATCAGAGCTCGCAGTACAGTTGGAGTAGTGCGTACGGCTGTCTGGTGAACCCTCTCGGAGTGGTTCGATCCACTTTCGAGAAGACGGTTGCGTTGGGATCCGAGTCGACCTTCTTCAGCGACAGGGATTGGGGCGACGTCGATCTCTTCCGCAGCTTTCTCTACAAACGACGGCAGCCTCTCTCAGGTGCCACTTCTGAGTCCCAGCGCGTGGAAGCAGCTCCCCAAAATCTTTACTAGATTTACAACCCTTTGTGCAATTAGTCCCCATTCCATTTCCACCGTTAGATCCCGACTTGTTGCCGGAAGGAGCTGAGGCCACGGTGGACCTCCCCTTTGAAAACACTGCCAACTTGAAGATTGCATACGACCTCCTGCAAAAACCCATCAAGCAGTTCATTGTGGATCGATTGCCTGATTGGATCATAACCGACTTTGCTGCTCATTGGGTCGTAGAGATTGGCAAAGATGGTAATACAGATGATATTCTGCCGTCGCCGGAAAGCTTTACTTCGCCGCCGGATCTGGTTACTTCTCAGTCAATGGTCGCGTACCGAGAGCACGAGGTGGTCCATACGCACGCGGGCCTTTACGGAGTGAATGATTCCGGCATAAGTGATGCCGAAAGGCACGCCAAGATTCTATCAGCTTGTCGAGTTTATGCCATTCGGAGTTGCTATGAGTTTGAAGGAGAGTACT is drawn from Malus domestica chromosome 14, GDT2T_hap1 and contains these coding sequences:
- the LOC103428652 gene encoding apyrase 2-like, whose amino-acid sequence is MLKRPGRGIGMGSPQYDSLSDKMYRYRSVILVISIPLLLLTMVLYVMPPGGNLRNQLPRKLPSKTSYAVIFDAGSSGSRVHVFCFDHNLQLLPIGKDLELFLQVKPGLSAYAKDPRSAAESLTGLLDKAESAVPKELRSFTPVRVGATAGLRALEGDASDRILQAVRDLLKQRSSLSSRPDAVTVIDGTQEGSFQWVTINYLLGNLGKKYSDTVGVVDLGGGSVQMAYAISEADAAKAPKLSDGEDVYVRQMNLKGVKYNLYVHSYLHYGLLAARAEILKVSEDSGNPCILAGYYGSYAYGGQSYKASASSSGSSVEECRRVVTKALKVNEATCSHMKCTFGGVWNGGGGDGQRNLFVASFFFDRAAEAGFVNPNEPIAKVHPGNFEEAAKRACETKLEDAKSTYPRVEEGNLPFLCMDLVYQSSLLVDGFGLDPWQDITLVKKVKYQNSLVEAAWPLGSAIEAVSSL